From a region of the Synchiropus splendidus isolate RoL2022-P1 chromosome 12, RoL_Sspl_1.0, whole genome shotgun sequence genome:
- the LOC128768363 gene encoding putative transmembrane protein ZNF593OS isoform X2, translating into MLHISCLASGRAFSEVQPGPLASDSPKQRSAEGPATATDMIIRLGRLTPGYFRLLQRQVAGEVQTQPQDRSINQLAMMLAIMGLSLSYYSAKQMTEKVQAQPAP; encoded by the exons ATGTTGCACATAAGTTGTTTGGCATCGGGCAGGGCATTCAGCGAGGTCCAGCCAGGTCCGCTGGCATCTGACTCGCCCAAACAAAG GTCTGCAGAGGGACCAGCAACAGCCACAGACATGATCATCAGGCTTGGCAGACTGACACCCGGATACTTCCGCCTTCTTCAG AGACAAGTCGCCGGTGAGGTCCAGACCCAACCGCAGGACCGGTCCATCAACCAGCTGGCCATGATGCTGGCTATCATGGGCCTGAGCCTGTCCTACTACAGTGCCAAACAAATGACCGAGAAGGTCCAGGCTCAGCCGGCACCGTGA
- the LOC128768363 gene encoding uncharacterized protein LOC128768363 isoform X1 — MINFPNSLQLQGLILSSDENSLRQLGFSDRVPAQQMCSQASPFESKRGGFHVFHMSAEVSSVVLHVSDPTPSRYTTCGGSLYRLPQWTPTHTIRDSPRLRICRRSGTRFHYRSAEGPATATDMIIRLGRLTPGYFRLLQRQVAGEVQTQPQDRSINQLAMMLAIMGLSLSYYSAKQMTEKVQAQPAP; from the exons atgatcAACTTCCCAAACTCCCTGCAACTCCAGGGTCTAATTTTATCATCCGATGAAAACAGCCTTCGACAGCTTGGATTTTCCGACCGTGTTCCGGCACAACAAATGTGTAGCCAGGCGAGTCCATTTGAGAGCAAACGCGGGGGGTTCCATGTGTTTCACATGAGCGCTGAAGTGAGCAGCGTGGTGCTACATGTGAGCGACCCCACCCCCTCACGGTATACGACATGCGGTGGTTCCCTATATAGACTCCCTCAGTGGACGCCGACCCATACGATCCGGGACAGCCCACGACTCCGGATCTGTCGCCGGTCCGGAACCCGGTTCCACTACAG GTCTGCAGAGGGACCAGCAACAGCCACAGACATGATCATCAGGCTTGGCAGACTGACACCCGGATACTTCCGCCTTCTTCAG AGACAAGTCGCCGGTGAGGTCCAGACCCAACCGCAGGACCGGTCCATCAACCAGCTGGCCATGATGCTGGCTATCATGGGCCTGAGCCTGTCCTACTACAGTGCCAAACAAATGACCGAGAAGGTCCAGGCTCAGCCGGCACCGTGA